In Flavobacterium sp. WV_118_3, one DNA window encodes the following:
- a CDS encoding helix-turn-helix domain-containing protein: protein MQEGNIQTAKSILTRVKKVFKIKTDAQLAELLNIKPNTISSWKKRNTLDYESIIAQCNKANIDLNEIFLGNENFNFKKKTTPIITKEMLFQYTTGDLNLERSDIPTINIPFLQQKRSMVFQVNTSEMEPDIKENTFVICEEASANDIASNSYAVLISKEKGLYMSKVLQNETDESQLTLISRKESIFSAKNEIKKDKIDEIWKIKGVLDIFN from the coding sequence ATGCAAGAGGGAAACATACAAACCGCGAAAAGTATCTTAACGCGTGTTAAAAAGGTCTTTAAAATAAAAACAGATGCACAATTAGCCGAATTACTGAATATTAAGCCGAACACCATCTCCAGTTGGAAGAAGCGAAATACACTCGACTATGAATCCATCATCGCGCAATGTAACAAAGCTAACATTGATCTGAACGAGATTTTCCTTGGAAATGAGAACTTCAACTTTAAGAAAAAAACAACACCAATTATTACGAAAGAGATGCTTTTTCAATATACTACCGGTGATTTAAATCTTGAAAGAAGCGATATTCCAACTATTAATATCCCATTTTTGCAACAAAAGCGTTCGATGGTATTTCAGGTGAATACTTCCGAAATGGAACCGGATATTAAAGAAAATACTTTCGTAATCTGCGAAGAAGCCAGCGCCAACGATATTGCCAGCAATTCGTATGCTGTTTTGATCAGTAAAGAAAAAGGATTGTATATGTCTAAAGTTTTACAAAATGAAACTGACGAATCACAATTAACACTTATATCGCGAAAAGAGTCGATCTTTTCTGCTAAAAATGAGATCAAGAAAGACAAAATAGATGAGATTTGGAAAATAAAAGGTGTTCTTGATATCTTTAATTAA
- a CDS encoding OmpA family protein has product MKKILFFSLLFCIHFTYAQQKLKDADKLFHGMCYVDAAKAYEEYLEKEPNPSIQTLMNVGDTYYYLGDMRKALTWYKKLYTVQGQNLNEVYMLRYTQTLRGVRDYEDANKITKEYLKGKGNQDMIASFNAQQKYNDSLAQKPSLYKIVPLEINTSYSDFGSTFYGNQLVYSSSKKGGKLIKRLYSWNEQPFLSFYVADRNASTGALFNEKPFYEEINSNYHDATLTFSPDLKTIYYTTNATKKNKNKLKNDKEGVNNFQIFRGTIENGKVINIEKMFFNSYEYSVGHPSLSPDGKWLFFVSDMPGGYGETDIYVAEVFADGSINTPQNLGPKINTIGREMFPYYNNGVLYFSSDGHYGFGGLDVYESKHSGKLNFDEPKNLGEPINSNRDDFSYIVDAETKYGYFSSNRDGGKGDDDIYFFTKSKAECNQFVSGTVVSAKTKLPIAGAAIKVYDSFGDLKFETATGEDGKYQITIPCSATYKFDASKEGFANQDKPVVANAKNEAKLSVDFELAKLEDFTVKDGKNEKIDVNPIYFDYNKWDITPQAITELDRVVYVMRTFPKVKIKIESHTDSRGTDSYNLKLSDNRAKATQRYIIESGIEPDRILSAIGYGETRPKNKCRNGVKCTEAEYAVNRRSDFIIVEK; this is encoded by the coding sequence ATGAAGAAAATACTATTTTTCAGTCTGTTATTTTGTATCCATTTTACCTATGCTCAGCAAAAGCTTAAGGACGCCGATAAACTATTTCACGGAATGTGTTATGTAGATGCGGCCAAAGCATATGAAGAATATTTGGAAAAGGAACCCAATCCGTCGATACAAACGTTAATGAATGTAGGGGATACGTACTATTATCTTGGTGATATGCGTAAAGCCTTAACCTGGTATAAGAAATTATATACGGTACAGGGGCAAAACCTGAACGAAGTATATATGTTGCGCTATACGCAGACACTTCGTGGTGTACGCGATTATGAAGATGCGAATAAGATCACTAAAGAGTACCTGAAAGGAAAAGGAAATCAGGATATGATTGCTAGTTTTAATGCCCAGCAGAAATACAATGACAGTTTGGCACAGAAACCATCACTATATAAAATTGTACCGTTGGAAATTAATACGTCGTATTCCGATTTTGGATCGACTTTCTATGGAAACCAGTTGGTGTATTCGTCCAGTAAAAAAGGAGGAAAGCTGATCAAACGACTATACTCCTGGAACGAACAACCTTTCCTGTCGTTTTATGTAGCCGATAGAAATGCGTCGACAGGTGCTTTGTTTAACGAAAAGCCGTTTTACGAAGAAATCAATTCCAATTATCACGATGCGACCTTAACGTTTTCACCGGATTTAAAAACGATCTATTATACAACCAATGCGACCAAAAAGAATAAAAACAAACTGAAAAACGACAAAGAAGGCGTGAACAACTTCCAGATCTTCCGCGGAACGATTGAAAACGGAAAAGTGATCAATATCGAAAAAATGTTTTTCAACAGTTATGAATACAGCGTTGGACATCCGTCGTTAAGTCCGGATGGGAAATGGTTGTTTTTTGTGTCCGATATGCCGGGCGGATATGGGGAAACCGATATTTATGTAGCCGAAGTTTTTGCCGACGGAAGTATTAATACACCGCAAAATCTGGGACCAAAAATCAATACGATCGGACGGGAAATGTTTCCGTATTACAACAACGGTGTATTGTATTTTTCATCCGACGGGCATTACGGTTTTGGCGGATTGGATGTGTACGAAAGCAAACATTCCGGTAAGTTAAATTTTGACGAGCCTAAAAACCTGGGCGAACCGATTAATAGTAATAGAGATGATTTTTCTTATATCGTTGATGCTGAAACCAAATATGGTTATTTTTCGTCCAATCGTGACGGAGGTAAAGGCGATGACGATATTTATTTCTTTACGAAGTCAAAAGCCGAATGCAATCAGTTTGTATCCGGAACGGTTGTAAGTGCAAAAACAAAACTGCCTATTGCCGGTGCGGCCATAAAAGTATACGATTCGTTTGGCGATTTAAAATTCGAAACTGCTACAGGCGAAGATGGTAAATACCAGATCACGATACCGTGTAGTGCGACCTATAAATTCGATGCTTCGAAAGAGGGATTTGCAAACCAGGATAAACCGGTTGTAGCTAATGCTAAAAATGAAGCAAAATTGTCAGTAGATTTCGAGTTGGCGAAACTGGAAGATTTTACCGTAAAAGATGGTAAAAATGAAAAAATTGATGTGAATCCGATTTATTTCGATTACAACAAATGGGATATTACACCACAAGCGATAACCGAATTGGATCGCGTGGTTTATGTAATGCGAACTTTCCCGAAAGTAAAAATCAAAATCGAATCGCACACTGATTCCAGAGGAACGGATTCCTACAACCTGAAATTATCGGATAATCGTGCCAAAGCAACACAACGGTATATTATCGAATCCGGAATTGAGCCGGACCGAATTTTAAGTGCGATTGGATATGGCGAAACGCGACCAAAAAACAAATGCCGCAACGGAGTAAAATGTACCGAAGCGGAATATGCGGTGAACCGTCGTTCCGATTTTATTATCGTAGAAAAATAA
- a CDS encoding type IX secretion system membrane protein PorP/SprF translates to MRINIKLIAISFLGAAFLLPQKTKAQQNPEYTQYMYNTITINPGYTGSPGVLEANLLLRSQWVGIDGAPRTGTLGVHSPISDKIGLGLNVIADKIGPSTETSASGNFSYTLNLGYKARLAFGLKAGARVLNVDWSKGRYLDSNDVLLNNNISNKIMPLIGAGLYLYGEKWYLGASVPNFIKQDYYDDIQESVMADKLHYYLIGGYVFDITDGLKFKPSAMLKAVSGAPLAADLSANFLIQEKVTLGASYRWDDSVSAMAGLQFLDHFFIGYAFDYSTTKLNKYNDGTHEIILRFQLPPKSSAIKSPRFF, encoded by the coding sequence ATGAGAATCAATATAAAACTAATAGCCATCAGTTTTTTAGGAGCGGCATTTTTGCTGCCTCAAAAGACAAAAGCACAACAAAATCCGGAATATACGCAGTACATGTACAACACCATCACGATTAATCCCGGATATACAGGTTCGCCCGGAGTACTGGAAGCCAATTTATTGCTCCGTTCGCAATGGGTTGGGATCGATGGCGCTCCGAGAACAGGAACGTTGGGCGTACATTCGCCTATATCCGATAAAATCGGTTTGGGACTTAATGTAATCGCCGACAAAATCGGTCCCTCTACAGAGACGTCCGCTTCCGGAAACTTTTCATACACCCTGAATCTGGGCTATAAAGCCAGATTGGCATTCGGTTTAAAAGCCGGGGCCAGGGTTTTAAATGTCGACTGGTCCAAAGGGCGATATTTAGACAGTAATGATGTATTGTTAAACAATAATATTTCCAATAAGATCATGCCATTAATCGGTGCCGGTTTGTACCTATATGGCGAAAAGTGGTATTTGGGAGCATCCGTTCCGAATTTTATCAAACAGGATTATTACGATGACATTCAGGAATCGGTAATGGCCGACAAACTACACTATTATCTTATCGGAGGATATGTATTTGATATAACAGACGGACTTAAATTCAAACCATCCGCAATGTTAAAAGCGGTTTCGGGAGCACCATTGGCTGCCGATTTATCGGCAAATTTCCTGATTCAGGAAAAAGTTACGTTGGGCGCTTCCTATCGTTGGGACGACTCGGTGAGTGCGATGGCCGGATTGCAATTCCTGGATCATTTCTTTATCGGATATGCATTCGATTATTCCACAACCAAATTAAACAAATACAACGATGGAACGCATGAAATCATCCTGCGTTTCCAACTGCCACCGAAATCATCAGCAATTAAATCACCACGATTTTTCTAA